The Naumovozyma dairenensis CBS 421 chromosome 2, complete genome genome segment GTTATCAAGATTGTTATTTGTAGCGTCAACTTCCGTAGTAGGCTcgatgatatttttaatgGAAAGGACAGCAGCATTACTGTTAGTTCTAGTACGATTAGAATGCCGTAATACGCCCAATACTTCTGCGGCTCTAACTTCCTCTTCAGATAGATTTCCATGCTTAGTTATAGATGAAGGAGGTGAGGACGACATCTcttattcttttatatttGTATGTCTCTGTAATTGTATATCTCTTCCCTTGTCTTGGCAAAGTAAATGATATAAGATGACTTATGTTTATACTGAATATTGCCCAGTATTCATACGTATAGTTAGCTAACTACTGAGAAAACAACTAACATCTTATCCCTAACaattttgttgttcttaTGGAATCCCATATCCTATGAAAAATTCTATTCtatatttcatcaattaatcATATGGCAACAGTTTCACATGTCAAAAACAAACGTACGTACAGTTTCGAAAACAACCAGATTACGTACGCATACACACACGCACACGTCCGTTTGCGCGTTCgttgttttgattttcaattttctcCGAGGGGAGCTTACCCTGGCTTCTACTTTCTAGGGATTCTCAACAAAGTTTCCGTGCGTTACCCGCAGTGGGCTGTCTCGCAGTGGACTCGGCTTTTAGCTCAAGTGTACCCGGCTGTACGTAGCGGTACGCCCTTTCTTCACACGTGACCCTGTACGCGACCGGGTCCCCTGGAAGTTCCACGGCGACTCCATAAATGTTCCCCGGAGGTGTATAGTTCAACATTTTAGCCGCCGAGCATCAGCTGTGTCTACAACACTTATAACCTCCATAAAATTTAGACTATTTAAAGTATGTCTGTGCAATATATATCAATGAATGCGACGGTCTATGTTGCCTAAACTATGTATGcatattcttcatcactGATGGTCTTATATCGAACCCAGGGGAAAGATTGGTACTGTAATTGTGGCTCTTCAATCTTCAAATACTCAATCTTTAACCCGCTACACGTATAATACggtatttcaaaatctatCTTCAATAGGTTCGGTGATCGTGTTCGTTTTCGTAAATCTTTATCCTTCCGCTCTTCTTTCGTTTTCCTTGCATGTGTTCCCGTGGCTTCTTGACTACCcacatcttcttcttcttcttcggCTTCTACTTCGGCTTCCACTTCGTCTTCATCCTCGTCATTGTGATGATGTATCTTTTTATAcaattcttccaatttaGGTCCCTCTCTTAACGGTGGTGGATTCATTGAGGTTTTCATTTCCTCTTGCAATCgttcatattcttcttcattgaaTATGGGGAACTCTGCCATCATAGACATAGTAACTTCTCCATGTCCACCTTTCATTGATCCAATTTCccaaattagaaaattatcacttaaattaaataatactTTACCCTGGTCAcatttaaatttgatttgTTTACTTAAATCAATTCTATATTCTTGAAAAAGTCGTTCAATGGGgatttttaaatttaatttcgATGTATTATTTGTAGTCTTGAAATGTGTCTCAATAATAACAtgaattttcaatttatatTTAGATAACTTCGGTTTAATATCAAACAGTTTCAATTTAATGACTGGTAAATCTTTAACAtgtcttttcaattcatacttacataaaagaaaatcacCATCGGGCGGTATAAATTCAATCTCTTTCTTCCTATCTCGTTCATCGTGATTCTCATTCTCGTTTACATTTGCATTATCATCGCCATCGTCGTCTTCTGCACTCTGTAAATGTAACGAATCTAAACTAACACATTGATGGAAATGTGCATTGGATAAAAATTGTGAATCATTTTGTAATATCttattaattgatatcttcaatttggGCATCCCAGAAAGATAACATTTACAAACAATCTCTCCATGAATTAAATTCTTCCTTATTAAACCCTTCTCAAAATCCATAAAATATTCTACTTTCTCAATAACATCTAGGAAAAATTCATTCTTTGCATAATGAATACCTTTAGTTCTCCACGATATGGGCATTATCGTTGTCTTGGCAATATAACTATTCatataaatatcattattaccTTCACCAAGAGTTCCAAGTTCTATATCGGTATCGGTATCGGTATCTTGTCTATTACCACCACCAATACGTAATCTGGTACCATCTAACactttatctttattcttctttatcgtttccaaaattttatccttttctaatttcGTTAAATTGGACAAGTTCAATCCAGCACCAGCACCAGTACCAACATTGTCTGCTTGTTTCCCTTTCgcttttgatttttcatgCTTATGCTTGTGTTTATGCTTTCGTTTATGCTTATTATCATCGTCGTCATCACTACTAACCTCATCATTACCATCAATCCTACTTCCATCATAATTTAGTT includes the following:
- the APM2 gene encoding Apm2p (similar to Saccharomyces cerevisiae APM2 (YHL019C); ancestral locus Anc_2.555), producing MSSCIFILDENLEPILNKNIRSIGNNFELLLKFQEIYRKQQNEIHNNDDSKVLPILNTNDYGMSNSTNGGGGNCGWQFLHIKRDSLIFVSIIENNSMNSLMIIFSYLEEFYKLLKSYLNVTKLDKGLLIDNFLLVMELLDESLDFGIVQFTDSSLIKDYIRVKINLPELNYDGSRIDGNDEVSSDDDDDNKHKRKHKHKHKHEKSKAKGKQADNVGTGAGAGLNLSNLTKLEKDKILETIKKNKDKVLDGTRLRIGGGNRQDTDTDTDIELGTLGEGNNDIYMNSYIAKTTIMPISWRTKGIHYAKNEFFLDVIEKVEYFMDFEKGLIRKNLIHGEIVCKCYLSGMPKLKISINKILQNDSQFLSNAHFHQCVSLDSLHLQSAEDDDGDDNANVNENENHDERDRKKEIEFIPPDGDFLLCKYELKRHVKDLPVIKLKLFDIKPKLSKYKLKIHVIIETHFKTTNNTSKLNLKIPIERLFQEYRIDLSKQIKFKCDQGKVLFNLSDNFLIWEIGSMKGGHGEVTMSMMAEFPIFNEEEYERLQEEMKTSMNPPPLREGPKLEELYKKIHHHNDEDEDEVEAEVEAEEEEEDVGSQEATGTHARKTKEERKDKDLRKRTRSPNLLKIDFEIPYYTCSGLKIEYLKIEEPQLQYQSFPWVRYKTISDEEYAYIV